In Azoarcus sp. PA01, the sequence TTAACGAAAACGGTTCGCGACTGCGCTCTCACCTGACTCGTGTATAGAAAGCGGGTCGGAGCTGTCTATCTGATCACTAGGACCGCTCGATCTGCCGGATCGCACTCGACGAGGTCGAGGCAAACCTTCCGATCGACGCTCTCCATGCCATCGCCAAGCTCAGTCGTTCAGTGTCGAGGATCAGCGCGTTTGCGTCGAACCGCCACACCGGCGAGGGCCTGCTCAAGTATCGTCAGCGCCCCTTGCCACCGATCGCTTCCATCAGCTTTGCGTTCTGGGCTTGGAGTGTCTTGACCTGACCGGTAAGACCCGCGGCACTTTCGCGCGCCGCGGCGTCCTTTGTGACCGCGTCACGGTCCTTCTGCGCCCCTATCAGCTTGTCGGCGCAGCGCTGCGCCTCTTTCGCCACTTCCTTGCGGTGTTCCTGGCAAATCCTCGGCCGCGCTATATACAGCCTTCGAGGTCCGTTCCCGCCTGCTTCAGCTCGCTTCGAAGCTGCTCGGGCTCTTTCAGGTGATGAGCGCGCTCCTGATCCAGGAGCGCGCTCGCCCTCGCCATTTCGACCGCGTGTTGTTCGGCTGCAGCCTGAACGGCTTTCTCAGCCGCCCCCATCGTTCATGCTACTGCGGAATCTCGACGGTCTGCTTTTAGGATTTGGCGAGGGCCTCTTCCAGACGTTGTTGCAGGGTTTCGCGTTCCGCCTTGACCTGCTCGTGCTGCGCCTCGAGGTCATCGACGGTTTGCGCCGCATCGGCGAGCTCGCGCTCGGCCTGATCGCGCTGCTCGCCCGCGGCCCGCACCACCTCGGCAAGGCGGCGCTGAGCAGCTTTGACGGCCTCAGCCCGCCTTATCCGAGCCGCGTCCATCCCGTCAGCCCTCGATCAGCGCGACGAGTTTCACCTGGATCAAGTCGGCCTCGAACTCCATTCCGTCATCCTCATACTTCAACCAGGCCCAGCCCTCGGCTGGCGGGCGCTTGTTGAGGATCATCCGGGCAAGGCGGCCATCGTGCTCGACCTGGATGATCGCCTTCTTGAATTTATCTGAGTCAGCCTCCTTCTTCCCCTTCTTGGAATCCGACCCTTGCTCCCCTTCCTCGGCAGCAACGTCAGTCTTGCTGCTCATGGCGTCCACCGTATTCGGATTGGGCTCGTCCTCGTCACCATGCCGGCGCTTGTCCTCCAGGAACTCGCGCAGCAGTTTGACCGATCCCCGCGTCAGCTCCTGGCTGTCGTCGGCCAACCAGACGCCAACCTCTTCCGGGTTCTTCTTGAACGCCGTCACCAGTTCGTTGACCACGGTCACATCGTTGGCCCGGCCGGTGTTGAACGCCTTGGCGATCGGGTCGGGTAGATCGAGCAGCGTCACGTGCTGGGTCACGAACGCCGGAGACTTGCCAATCTCGCGGGCGATCTCACTTTTCTTCTTGCCAGTCGCCAGCTCGCGGCCGATGAAGTCCGCGATCTCGCGCGGGGTGAGTTCGTTGCGTTGGAGGTTCTCGATAACCTGGTCGGCGTGGTTGTAATCGTTGTCGATAAAGGCCGGAATGGTCGCTCTCTCGGCCCACTGCGACCCACGGTAGCGACGGGCGCCGTGGTTGATGATGTAGCGCCCCTCAGCCTCCGGGTTCTCGCGCACTGAAATCGGTGACTTCACGCCCCGGTCTTTGATCGTCTGCCCAATCTCCGCGATGCTTTCGCGCGAGAAGCCGGGGTTGTCTGCGGTGCGGGGCTGGTTCGGATCTTCGTCGATCAGCTCCAAGGGCAACTCCAAGGGGCCCGCGCCGCGGGCAAGGGGCTCGGGTTCATTCAGGAGGCCCGACAGGTCACCGATGCTATCCAGGCCCAGCCCGGACGCCTGAGGCTGCTCGACGACCTTTTTCTTGGCGTTCTTAACGGCGGTCATTACGCAATCTCCATCTTCGTGAATACATAGTCGGCAACGTCGCGGACTTCCTTCGCCGCCTTACGCGCTGCGGTTTTCTTGATCTTCCAGACAGGTACGCCGCTCGCCAGAGCGTCGGCGATGCTGCTGCGAAGGCCGACGCTGGCCGGAATCATCAATTGCGGATACGCCTTGTGTAGCTCGTCCAAGTGCCGCACATGGCGGGGGTTTCTGGCGTCCACCTTACTCGGCATCATCCCGAGGAATTTCAGCTTGGTATTGACCTTGCGGACGTTCGCAATGGTCGTGACCATCCTCTTGATGCCTTGGATGCTGTATGCCTCCAGCTCGATGGGCGACAGCACATAGTCAGCCGCGAAGAGTGCGGCCGCCATTCCGACGCCAAGCGAAGGGGCGGTATCCACCAGCACTACATCAAAGCCGCAATCGGCCAGGGCCACCACATTAGCCTTGAAGCTCGCGCTCGCCTCGGACACTCCGCGCTTCTCCATGTCCGCCAAACGGGCATCGGACGCGATCAAGTGAATAGCGGGCCCGTCCACGCGGCAAGTGAACCACTGTCGCAGGCTGTCAGCGTCTAGGTCGAACATCTGGCTCGCCAGATAGCCACTTTGGTGGCCCTGCAAGGTGAAGGACGCATTGGCTTGGGTGTCCAGGTCGATCACGGCAACCCGCAAGCCGCGCTCGAGGAAATCGAAGGCGACATGCACCACCGTCGAAGTCTTCCCGACGCCGCCCTTTTGGTTTGCCGTGACCATCGTTTTCATGCTTTGGGTTCCTGTTTTTTCTTGGCGTCCTCGGCCCACTTCTTCACGATGAACGCCTGATGCTCGGGTAGTACTGCCGTGACTCGCTCAAATCCATCCGGTACGGCCTTGGTTATGTGCGCCCCCCATACTCGTTCTACCGCTTGCCAGACTGCTCCCTTGGTCACGCCCAAGACTGTCACGTACTCGGCCTGTTTCTTCCCCTCGACCAGCACACCCCAGGCGATTTCGCGGGTCTGCTTCCCGATTTCGAGGCCCTTAATGGCCTCCAGAAACTGCGCTTCGGTTAACCTCTTCTTCATGATGATGGACTGCACTCATAACATTCCGCAGATGATTGAAATCAGCGACGCCAGCCGCCAATCAGGCTGGTAAAAGTATAGCTATACTTTTACCAGCCTGTCAAATATTTTAGCGGCTAAAATTCCTCCTTAAGCGCTGCGTCAGAGCAGTCGTTTCCGCCCTAACGCGGCTCCAGTGGGCTTTCTGTCAACCCCGTCCCTACAGACCGTCCGCAGGCCGAACCTGCCATTGGTCATGCGTTCATCGTTACCCCTGGCGATCCCGCGCTGGCGTGATCGGTTCTCGCCTGCGGGCTTGGCGATGGACAAGGGCAGAAAAGACTTTCTTTCCCCAATCGGTCTTGTTCGGCGCTCGTGCGCCGGAGCCCTGCGGTTAGAGCGTGTTATGAACTTATGCAGCCGATATAGTTGATGTTTTTTGATCGTTGTGAGCAGAAAACCCTACCCGAGCGATGTCACTGAAGGGGAATGGCATTTCGTGGCCGCGTTCCGGCTGGCGCTGGAAGCAAGTTCATAACACGCTCTGAGTCTCGCAGGCTGCCGAACGTAACAACCCTTCCAAGATCGAATCGTTCCGAGTCAGTCCATCAAATCTTCCTGACAGACGTGCAGCTCCATGAAAGCTACACTCCAGCTGATTGGTGAACGAAGTCAGAGCTGCAATGAGCGCGCGATGACGCCGTCACGTCGGTGTGTTGCCGTTTTGGCAAAATGACGCGGTCGGCCCGCCGGATCTGAGCATCCGCCCACGAGGGCTGCGGGTACTTGCGGCAGTGTCCGTGTAGGAGAAAGACATAGCCATCAGCTCTGTATTCTTCGGGTCGGGCTTACGCGAGAATCGTGCCGTACGTTTTGCGGTGATCTTCGCGGTTGCGATCGCGGTCATCGTCGCGGACTTCACGACATGGATCGAGCTCGACGTCGCCACAATCTACGGACTGCCTCTGGTCCTCGGCGGCGCGACACGTAGTCGAGTTCTGCTGTGGACCCTGACAGGATTGCTTATCGCAGTGACGTTCGTTGTATATGCACTGCAGGTCCCGGAGGGTTCATTCAGCTTGGCGGAGACCTTCTTCGTCAATCGCGTGCTCAACGCGGTTTCATTGCTGCTTCTGGCAGGCCTGCTGCACCTATGGATGAGATCCGCCGCGATCGGCGAAGCGCAAGCGGAACTCATCAAAGAGCAAAACGAGAAGTTGCAAGCTGCCAAGGCATCGCGCCGAATGGTTGAAGTTCAGGAAGCGGAGCGACGGGCACTGGCCAGTCAGCTGCACGATCTGGTTGGGCAGAAGCTGACTGCGCTCAGTATCAATTTGACGATTGCCAAGAGTCAGCTGGCGCCGGGTCAGGCGGTGCAGATCGGGGCCCGATTGGACGATTCGCTAAAGATGGTCGAAGAGACTGCGCAGAGTATTCGAGACGTCATGGCCGAACTGAGGCCGGCTGTCCTCGACGACTTCGGACTCGCACCCGTTTTGCGCTGGTACGCAGAGGAGTTCACCAAGCGAACCGGAGTGGCGACCTCAGTTGTTGAAGAGGGACGAGTTCGTCGGTTGACGCCAACGGCGGAGCACGCGCTCTTTCGCATGGCCCAGAACGCGCTCGCGAACGTGGCCAAGCACGCACGGGCGGACAAGGCTGTGCTGACCCTTCGCACGACGCCTCAGTCGATCTGCATGACCGTCGCCGACAACGGCGACGGCTTTGATCCGACGACAGTTCATCAACCGGCCCGTGACCACGGCTGGGGCTTGATGATCATGCGCGAGCGCGCGGCTGCGGTCGGCGCGCACTTGAAGGTCGACTCGGCGCCGGGGCATGGAACCAGAGTTATCGTGACAATAAATGGGGATGCACGTGATCAAAGTCCTGCTCGCGGATGATCACGCCGTGGTGCGTGACGGCCTGCGTGCCTTGCTCGAAGCGCAGCCTGGAATCGACGTGGTCGGGGACGTCGCGAATGGACGCGAGGCTGTGCGCGAAGCGCAAAGACTTCAGCCGGATGTGGCGATCATGGACATTGCGATGCCCGACCTGAATGGAATCGAGGCGACGCTGCAAATGCAAGATGCTTGTCCATCAACGCAGATCCTGATTCTGTCCATGCATTCAACGACGGAACATATTTTCCGGGCCCTTCGGGCGGGTGCGCGCGGGTACCTGCTGAAGGACTCTGCTGGAGTCGAGGTGGTCGAGGCGGTGCGTGTCGTCCACGCAGGGCGGCGCTATCTCAGTCAGAAGATCGCCGCGACCGTGATTGACGACTACATTGCCGAGCGCCACCGGACGAGCCCACTGGACAGCCTGAGT encodes:
- a CDS encoding ParB/RepB/Spo0J family partition protein, coding for MTAVKNAKKKVVEQPQASGLGLDSIGDLSGLLNEPEPLARGAGPLELPLELIDEDPNQPRTADNPGFSRESIAEIGQTIKDRGVKSPISVRENPEAEGRYIINHGARRYRGSQWAERATIPAFIDNDYNHADQVIENLQRNELTPREIADFIGRELATGKKKSEIAREIGKSPAFVTQHVTLLDLPDPIAKAFNTGRANDVTVVNELVTAFKKNPEEVGVWLADDSQELTRGSVKLLREFLEDKRRHGDEDEPNPNTVDAMSSKTDVAAEEGEQGSDSKKGKKEADSDKFKKAIIQVEHDGRLARMILNKRPPAEGWAWLKYEDDGMEFEADLIQVKLVALIEG
- a CDS encoding ParA family protein, encoding MKTMVTANQKGGVGKTSTVVHVAFDFLERGLRVAVIDLDTQANASFTLQGHQSGYLASQMFDLDADSLRQWFTCRVDGPAIHLIASDARLADMEKRGVSEASASFKANVVALADCGFDVVLVDTAPSLGVGMAAALFAADYVLSPIELEAYSIQGIKRMVTTIANVRKVNTKLKFLGMMPSKVDARNPRHVRHLDELHKAYPQLMIPASVGLRSSIADALASGVPVWKIKKTAARKAAKEVRDVADYVFTKMEIA
- a CDS encoding transcriptional regulator KorA, whose product is MQSIIMKKRLTEAQFLEAIKGLEIGKQTREIAWGVLVEGKKQAEYVTVLGVTKGAVWQAVERVWGAHITKAVPDGFERVTAVLPEHQAFIVKKWAEDAKKKQEPKA
- a CDS encoding sensor histidine kinase, whose protein sequence is MIFAVAIAVIVADFTTWIELDVATIYGLPLVLGGATRSRVLLWTLTGLLIAVTFVVYALQVPEGSFSLAETFFVNRVLNAVSLLLLAGLLHLWMRSAAIGEAQAELIKEQNEKLQAAKASRRMVEVQEAERRALASQLHDLVGQKLTALSINLTIAKSQLAPGQAVQIGARLDDSLKMVEETAQSIRDVMAELRPAVLDDFGLAPVLRWYAEEFTKRTGVATSVVEEGRVRRLTPTAEHALFRMAQNALANVAKHARADKAVLTLRTTPQSICMTVADNGDGFDPTTVHQPARDHGWGLMIMRERAAAVGAHLKVDSAPGHGTRVIVTINGDARDQSPARG
- a CDS encoding response regulator transcription factor; its protein translation is MIKVLLADDHAVVRDGLRALLEAQPGIDVVGDVANGREAVREAQRLQPDVAIMDIAMPDLNGIEATLQMQDACPSTQILILSMHSTTEHIFRALRAGARGYLLKDSAGVEVVEAVRVVHAGRRYLSQKIAATVIDDYIAERHRTSPLDSLSRRERQILQLIVEGKTSAEVGTMLFLSPKTIDTYRSRMMHKLGISDLPNLVKFAIQHGITQLD